A single window of Athene noctua chromosome 1, bAthNoc1.hap1.1, whole genome shotgun sequence DNA harbors:
- the LOC141971168 gene encoding putative protein ARB2BP isoform X1, translating to MAPPARPLGFLPLSGSTRYGAAEGESEVEQMMVSQWLQIQRELSLRKLIEGSEYQEELKYDFNIKGELRHLDTNESFVFNYYKNAHEQNHKRYQVLVHSITQYVYELLERVCMLQKVYIPIDATEDEPKSFFFMSKNALTSSSNLIVLLQDSGVFRAGQWGQRMIVSEGLRCGTQIPFIKMALESHGGVIVLNPNDNFADLKTEKKRLSFSTREESLISTKAIAKRGSSSPEEHTRYVWDHFISESTAMNVAFIAHGYGGLVFVDLLVQRKQEVMNKVYSVAFIDSMHNTQHQTRGDPQIQEWIQKYCYEWVSNSKPLDKAVGSLSKVNCPTVSAGTEKYGLAPSCCLHAIFKYLNSMLKAKTTTAFRYSPVMTRSSTSKKRGNK from the exons ATGGCCCCGCCTGCCCGCCCTCTCGGTTTTTTACCTCTCTCGGGTTCAACCCGGTACGGAGCCGCCGAGGGGGAAAGCGAGGTGGAGCAAATGATGGTGTCACAG TGGTTGCAAATACAGCGTGAACTAAGCTTGAGGAAACTAATAGAGGGTTCAGAGTATCAAGAGGAACTGAAGTATGACTTCAATATAAAAGGGGAGCTGAGGCACCTGGATACAAACGAGTCCTTTGTTTTCAATTACTACAAGAATGCACATGAGCAGAATCATAAACGCTATCAAGTTTTGGTACATTCGATTACCCAATATGTTTATGAGCTCCTGGAAAGAGTCTGCATGCTGCAGAAAGTTTATATTCCTATTGACGCTACAGAGGATGAGCCAAAGAGTTTCTTTTTCATGAGCAAGAATGCACTAACAAGTTCCTCTAACTTAATTGTCCTTCTTCAAGACAGTGGAGTTTTCCGTGCTGGACAGTGGGGGCAAAGGATGATTGTCAGCGAGGGCCTGAGGTGTGGAACACAAATACCATTCATCAAAATGGCCCTTGAAAGCCACGGGGGAGTGATTGTACTGAATCCCAATGACAACTTTGCTGATCTGAAGACTGAAAAGAAGAGGTTAAGCTTTTCTACCAGGGAAGAATCACTGATTTCTACGAAAGCCATCGCCaagaggggcagcagcagccctgagGAGCATACTAGGTACGTGTGGGATCATTTCATTTCAGAGAGCACAGCCATGAATGTGGCCTTCATTGCCCACGGCTACGGTGGCCTGGTGTTTGTTGATCTGTTGGTGCAGAGAAAACAGGAGGTAATGAACAAAGTGTACTCTGTGGCATTCATCGACTCCATGCACAACACACAGCACCAGACTAGAGGTGATCCACAAATACAAGAATGGATACAGAAGTACTGCTATGAATGGGTGTCAAACAGTAAGCCTCTAGATAAAGCTGTGGGTTCTCTCAGTAAAGTCAACTGTCCTACTGTCTCTGCTGGAACAGAAAAGTATGGTTTAGCACCCTCCTGCTGCTTACATGCCATCTTTAAGTACTTGAACAGCATGCTGAAAGCCAAGACCACAACAGCCTTTAGGTATTCACCTGTTATGACCAGAAGCAGCACAAGTAAGAAGAGAGGCAATAAATAA
- the LOC141971168 gene encoding putative protein ARB2BP isoform X2, with protein sequence MMADFTGEHTWLQIQRELSLRKLIEGSEYQEELKYDFNIKGELRHLDTNESFVFNYYKNAHEQNHKRYQVLVHSITQYVYELLERVCMLQKVYIPIDATEDEPKSFFFMSKNALTSSSNLIVLLQDSGVFRAGQWGQRMIVSEGLRCGTQIPFIKMALESHGGVIVLNPNDNFADLKTEKKRLSFSTREESLISTKAIAKRGSSSPEEHTRYVWDHFISESTAMNVAFIAHGYGGLVFVDLLVQRKQEVMNKVYSVAFIDSMHNTQHQTRGDPQIQEWIQKYCYEWVSNSKPLDKAVGSLSKVNCPTVSAGTEKYGLAPSCCLHAIFKYLNSMLKAKTTTAFRYSPVMTRSSTSKKRGNK encoded by the exons ATGATGGCAGATTTTACAGGAGAGCATACG TGGTTGCAAATACAGCGTGAACTAAGCTTGAGGAAACTAATAGAGGGTTCAGAGTATCAAGAGGAACTGAAGTATGACTTCAATATAAAAGGGGAGCTGAGGCACCTGGATACAAACGAGTCCTTTGTTTTCAATTACTACAAGAATGCACATGAGCAGAATCATAAACGCTATCAAGTTTTGGTACATTCGATTACCCAATATGTTTATGAGCTCCTGGAAAGAGTCTGCATGCTGCAGAAAGTTTATATTCCTATTGACGCTACAGAGGATGAGCCAAAGAGTTTCTTTTTCATGAGCAAGAATGCACTAACAAGTTCCTCTAACTTAATTGTCCTTCTTCAAGACAGTGGAGTTTTCCGTGCTGGACAGTGGGGGCAAAGGATGATTGTCAGCGAGGGCCTGAGGTGTGGAACACAAATACCATTCATCAAAATGGCCCTTGAAAGCCACGGGGGAGTGATTGTACTGAATCCCAATGACAACTTTGCTGATCTGAAGACTGAAAAGAAGAGGTTAAGCTTTTCTACCAGGGAAGAATCACTGATTTCTACGAAAGCCATCGCCaagaggggcagcagcagccctgagGAGCATACTAGGTACGTGTGGGATCATTTCATTTCAGAGAGCACAGCCATGAATGTGGCCTTCATTGCCCACGGCTACGGTGGCCTGGTGTTTGTTGATCTGTTGGTGCAGAGAAAACAGGAGGTAATGAACAAAGTGTACTCTGTGGCATTCATCGACTCCATGCACAACACACAGCACCAGACTAGAGGTGATCCACAAATACAAGAATGGATACAGAAGTACTGCTATGAATGGGTGTCAAACAGTAAGCCTCTAGATAAAGCTGTGGGTTCTCTCAGTAAAGTCAACTGTCCTACTGTCTCTGCTGGAACAGAAAAGTATGGTTTAGCACCCTCCTGCTGCTTACATGCCATCTTTAAGTACTTGAACAGCATGCTGAAAGCCAAGACCACAACAGCCTTTAGGTATTCACCTGTTATGACCAGAAGCAGCACAAGTAAGAAGAGAGGCAATAAATAA
- the TXNL4B gene encoding thioredoxin-like protein 4B, with translation MSFLLPKLTCKREVDQAIKSVAEKVLVLRFGRDNDSVCLQLDDILAKTAHDLSKMAVIYLVDVNKVPVYTQYFDISYIPSTVFFFNGQHMKVDYGSPDHTKFVGSFKTKQDFIDLIEVIYRGAMRGKLIVRSPIDPNNIPKYDLLYQGI, from the exons ATGAGTTTTCTACTGCCCAAACTGACCTGTAAGAGGGAGGTGGATCAGGCAATAAAAAGCGTGGCAGAGAAGGTTTTGGTTCTCCGGTTTGGAAGAGATAACGATTCTGTTTGTCTGCAGCTCGATGATATC CTTGCAAAGACAGCTCATGATCTAAGTAAAATGGCAGTCATTTACCTGGTGGATGTGAACAAGGTTCCAGTGTACACCCAGTATTTTGACATCAGTTATATTCCAtccactgtatttttcttcaatGGACAACACATGAAGGTTGATTATGG GTCTCCAGATCATACCAAATTTGTAGGAAgcttcaaaacaaagcaagacTTTATAGATCTGATTGAAGTGATCTATCGTGGAGCAATGCGTGGAAAACTCATTGTGAGAAGTCCTATTGATCCCAATAACATTCCTAAATACGACCTTCTCTACCAAGGAATTTAA
- the TRMT10C gene encoding tRNA methyltransferase 10 homolog C, whose protein sequence is MQSANMFLKKILRSPALPFAAQCGMKKDLLPLSRALSLSVCLKQDNSCNRKEKIDLDAWKTVMKSGLPEVIGETVSEHKELSTLAAARKTVEMWRLAGRLVPENITEEQLKTFVECSSKSAQKKYLKFLHLKELYKKNNKRKMDEKRERRLETKEQASEPDEARRNSFICLWASCMDRAYSWRTAQSMIFGQPLVFDMSYEKDMSAREVANAVRQMVFSEGCNRRSADPFHIHFCNFKEDSLYHREFIKHYREAWGKLLITVTDQCYTEVFPKDKLIYLTADSPKVMKTFDHDKIYIVGSIVDKSIKTGVSLARAKRLGLETAALPLEKYLLWNIGAKNLTLDQMMHILLTLKDTGDWKKALEFVPKRKYCGFVSKPIRELKKTLNLVNTLKLGRRHEELQKQFVKNYSEKLTRK, encoded by the coding sequence ATGCAGTCTGCTaatatgtttctgaaaaaaatcttaagaagTCCTGCCCTTCCATTTGCTGCACAATGTGGGATGAAAAAGGATTTGCTTCCACTCAGTAGAGCTCTGAGTTTATCAGTTTGCCTGAAGCAGGACAATTCATGCAATCGcaaagaaaaaatagatttagaTGCATGGAAGACAGTAATGAAGTCTGGGTTGCCAGAAGTCATCGGTGAGACAGTCTCTGAGCATAAGGAACTTTCCACTTTGGCTGCTGCACGTAAAACTGTGGAGATGTGGAGACTAGCTGGCAGATTGGTTCCAGAAAATATCACTGAAGAACAGCTAAAAACCTTTGTGGAATGTTCTTCCAAGTCAGCCCAgaagaagtatttaaaatttttacatCTCAAAGAACtttacaagaaaaacaacaaaagaaagatggatgagaaaagggaaaggaggctGGAAACAAAAGAGCAAGCTTCAGAACCTGATGAGGCCAGAAGGAATTCATTCATATGTTTGTGGGCCAGCTGTATGGATAGAGCATACAGTTGGAGGACTGCTCAGTCTATGATCTTTGGCCAACCTCTAGTGTTTGACATGTCTTATGAAAAAGATATGTCTGCCCGAGAAGTGGCAAATGCAGTGAGACAGATGGTATTCAGCGAAGGCTGCAATCGAAGATCTGCAGATCCGTTCCACATCCACTTCTGTAACTTCAAAGAAGACAGCCTCTATCATAGGGAATTTATCAAGCATTATAGAGAGGCATGGGGCAAATTGCTTATCACTGTGACAGACCAGTGCTACACAGAAGTATTTCCAAAGGATAAGCTTATCTATCTGACTGCTGATTCTCCCAAAGTTATGAAAACATTTGATCATGATAAAATCTATATTGTTGGGTCAATAGTTGACAAGAGCATAAAAACAGGTGTCTCTTTAGCACGGGCAAAGCGACTGGGACTGGAGACTGCGGCCCTTCCACTGGAGAAGTACTTGCTTTGGAATATTGGTGCCAAAAATCTCACACTGGATCAGATGATGCATATTTTATTAACCTTGAAAGATACTGGAGACTGGAAGAAGGCTCTGGAATTTGTTCCAAAAAGGAAATATTGTGGCTTTGTAAGCAAGCCTATAcgtgaactgaaaaaaaccttaaaccTGGTCAACACACTTAAACTTGGAAGGAGACATGAAGAATTACAAAAGCAATTTGTCAAGAACTACTCTGAGAAGCTAACACGAAAGTAG
- the PCNP gene encoding PEST proteolytic signal-containing nuclear protein, which produces MADGRAEGEKAKRPQPGGGPEEEAEKPVKTKTVSSSNGGESSSRSAEKRAANEEAEDFTTKPAPAKMSKFGFSIGSQTAKKASAISIKLGANKPKEPVPTLAPKTLSVAAAFNEDEDSEPEEMPPEAKMRMKNIGRDTPTSAGPNSFNKGKHGFSDNQKLWERNIKSHLGNVHDQENN; this is translated from the exons ATGGCGGAcggcagagctgagggggagaaGGCGAAGCGGCCGCAGCCCGGAGGAG GACctgaagaagaggcagaaaaacctgTGAAAACTAAGACTGTTTCTTCCAGTAATGGAGGAGAAAGTTCGAGTCGCAGCGCAGAGAAACGGGCAGCTAATGAAGAAGCTGAAGACTTCACCACAAAGCCTGCTCCTGCCAAAATGTCCAAGTTTGGATTTTCCATAGGCAGTCAGACAGCAAAGAAGGCATCTGCAATATCCATCAAACTAGGAGCAAAT AAGCCTAAAGAGCCTGTTCCAACCCTTGCTCCAAAAACCCTTTCCGTAGCAGCAGCTTTCAATGAAGATGAAGAT AGTGAACCAGAAGAAATGCCTCCAGAAGCCAAGATGCGCATGAAGAACATTGGAAG GGATACACCAACCTCAGCAGGACCAAATTCCTTCAATAAAGGAAAGCATGGTTTTTCTGACAACCAGAAGCTATGGGAACGAAATATAAAATCTCATCTTGGAAATGTCCATGACCAAGAAAATAACTAA